Genomic segment of Dactylococcopsis salina PCC 8305:
TGATTAAACAAAATTTTTTCTCCTTTTTCTGCAATGAACTTGAGCAACGATCATTCATGTGCCAACTCCCCCAAACTTGGGGGATTTAGGGGGCAACTCCCCCAAACTTGGGGGATTTAGGGGGCAACTCCCCCAAACTTGGCAGGGCTGTTTCATTCTCGGGGTCAAAATTGAATGCGATCGCCTGAACCCCTTATTGTACGTTCGATCGAACGCTTTTTCTTACTTTTTGGCTTTTTCTTAACAAAAAAGCCGTAAAACCCCTGCTATTCCTAACATCTGGAAAAGGCAAAAAAATAGAATGAAACAGCCCTGCCCAAACTTGGGGGATTTAGGGGGCAACTCCCCAAACTGGGAGGATTTAGGGGGCAACTCCCCAAACTTGGGGGATTTAGGGGGCAACTCCCCAAACTGGGAGGATTTAGGGAGCAACTATAAATACTTCGTTTCTAGATTTTCCTTACCCGTTTCTTTCGTGGGATCACTGCGGTTATCAGGGCTAGGATGGACACACATCCGTCCTGGATATAAGGCTTGACTCCAGGGAATGGGTTTAATTGCAGAAGGACTGGAGAAGACAATATCGGCTTGTCCGTCTTCTTGCCAGCGACCAATTCGCGCGTAGAGATAGGTGTGATAATTATCCGCATCCATTTTTACTTTGCCTTGCGGGGCGTTAAATTCTTGTCCTCTGGTAGCTTCTCGAAGCGTTTTCGTATCAATTTCTTCTCCAGCCTCTAAAACATCTTTCATTGCTTGCGCCATGAAGAAGGTCTGTAAATAAGCCGCTTCCATAACGCCGTTCGTGACGCGATTTTCTCCAAACATTTCTTTGAATTCACGAACAAATTGCTGATTTTCAGGTGTATCCACGCTTTGGAAATAATTAAAACTCGTGTAGTGTCCGGCGGCATATTCTGCGCCCATTGCCTGAATTTCCTCTTCTGTAGTGGGATACGCCATGATCGGAATATCATCGGAGGTGATGCCAGAGTCTCTGTATTGACGATAAAATGCAGGGATACTGTCTCCCACCAAGTTACTGAGAACAAAATCGGGTTTTGCCTGTTTAATTTTATTAATAATGGTGATAAACTCGGTGGTTCCTAGCGGGGCATATTCGTCACCCATAACTTGTCCGCCGAGCTTTTCTAATTCAGCTTTGGCGATACGATTGCTTTCTTTAGGGTAAATATAATCAGACCCAATAAAAAAGCCTTTCGGACCGAAGTTCTCGTAACAATAGGGAATGGAATCAGTAATTTGTTGATTTGGAGCCGCCCCAGTGTAGAAAACATTGGAACTACACTCGTTTCCTTCGTAATAAACCGGGTAATAAAGCAGGGAGTCTTTTTCTTCAAATACAGGTAAAACAGATTTCCGACTCGCAGAAGTGTAGCAACCTAAAACACAACTCACTTGATCTTCATCAATCAGACGCTTAGACATTTGGTTATATAAATCCCAGTTGGAGTCGGGGTTAACCACAACTCTCTGAATTTTGCGACCCGCAATTCCTTCGCCGTTTCCTTCCCAGGGACCGGTACCACTATTAATCTGATCAATGGCTAAAAATGTGGAATCTTGTAGGGATTTTTCCACAATGGCAATGCTTCCAGTTGTGGAATACATCACACCGACTTTAATCGGATTTTCTCCCAAATCGCCTTGAGAATTTGCTCCGCCGCCGCCACGAGTACAGGAGGCTAAAATTCCTGTTCCCACCGCAAGAGAGCTATATTTTAGGAATTTACGGCGCGAGGTTCGACCTAAGTTAAAGTATAAGGGTTTTTTTGTCATAATTTTTCCTGAAAACGGTAGAGATAAAAAAGCACTACTTACCCCATTCATGCCCTATTAATCAGCATGAACTGCATTGCTTTACTTTGAAGATAGGTTAAACTTTATTATTTTTTAAAACTGTTTTTCTTGATACAAAAATTATGGTTGTCCTTTGTCTTTCGTTATTTGTCCTTCGTCCTTTGTCATTCGTGATTAGTTAAGAGAGTAGTTTTCCTAATGACTAATGACTAATGACCAGTGACCAATGACTAATTGGTGTTGGGTTTCGTAAACTCCACCCAACCTACATGGTTGTCCTTTGTCCTGATTGGTGTTGGGTTTCGCGTGGAGACATTCCATGGGTGGAGACGTTCCATGGGTGGAGACGTTCCATGGGTGGAGACGTTCCATGGAACGTCTCCACCCAACCTACTTTTCAGGGTGAAATGATTATAACTTCGCTCTCACGGTAAATTCATAATCTCCCCCAGGTTCAAGCTGATAATCACATCGCTCTAAAAATCGTCCCAATGGTTCAAAAATTAAGGCTCTTCCTAGAGACGGGTGAACGACTAAACGACCTTGACGAAATTTCCACTGAAAAGACCATTGATAACTTCCAGCGCTCACCTCTCCTTCCATTTTTCCTTCTCGCAACGATTGGCGAATAACACGGACATAAGCGGTTGTTTTGGGAACGCTCACACCTTGACTCCTGAATCCATCACTTTCTGGAAATCACCATAGCAAATTTCCACAAAGGACGGTGTTATTTGTTATTGATCAATGTAGCAGTGCATTATAGGTGGTCGTCTGTGACTAAATCTGATTCTGAGTCTATTCATCGCAATCATCAGGAAACAAGGGAGTTAGATGAAGTAATTTTCAGTTTTGAAGAGATTACTGCGGAAATTAACTACAAACAAGCGCAAGACTCCCTCAGAAGTCTGGTTCAGCAAATTGACCTCACGGAAGAAGAGCAATCAGGGTTAGAATCAGAAATTAATTATCTGACAGCAATGTTGGATAAGTTAGAACAATCAGTGGTGCAAATCGCTGCGTTTGGAATGGTGGGAAGAGGGAAGTCTTCGGTTTTAAATGCACTGTTAGGAGAAAATGTGTTTCAAACGGGTCCGTTACATGGAGTGACTCGCACCATCGGAAGCGCGAATTGGGAGTTAACTGAGGAAAGTTTAGGAAATAGTGAACAGGATGTTTTGCGGGTGTCGTTACCGAGTCATCAACAAGCGAGTGTTCAATTGGTGGATACGCCTGGCATTGATGAGGTTGATGGGGAAACCCGCGAGTTAATGGCGCACCAAATCGCAAAACAGGCTGATTTGATTTTATTTATTATTGCTGGGGATATTACAAAGGTTGAATATAACGCCTTGTCTCGGTTGCGAGAAGTGGGAAAACCGATGCTGTTGGTGTTTAATAAAATTGACCAATATCCAGAAACCGATCGAGCGGCGATTTATGAGACAATTTGTAGCGATCGGGTGAAAGAGCTTTTAACCTCAGAAGAAGTGGTCATGGTGGCTGCGTCTCCCCTAGTTAAACGAGGGGTGCGTCATCGGGATGGGACAATAAAAGTTAAAACAGAAGTGGGAAACCCACAAGTTCAAGAGTTAAAAGGGAAAATTTTAGAGATTTTGTACCGTGAGGGAAAGTCTCTAGTTGCGTTGAATACAATGCTTTACGCGGATGAAGTCAACGAACAGATTTTATCGAGAAAGTTAGAAATTCGTGCTGAAGCGGCGGAAGATTTAATCTGGAAAGCGGTAATGACAAAAGCGGTTGCGGTGGCGTTAAATCCCGTGACGGTTTTAGACTTATTTACAGGTGCGGTAGTGGATGTGGCGATGATTTTGGCGTTATCCCGTTTATATGGGATTCCCATGACTCAAACGGCTGCGATTGGCTTATTACAGAAAATCGCCATCAGTATGGGAGGAATCAGCGCCAGTGAAGTTTTAACCACGTTGGGTTTAAGTGGGCTGAAAGGACTGTTAGGATTATCCACATCAGTGACAGGAGGTGCGTCGTTTGTTCCTTATGTTTCGGTGGCGATTACCCAAGCGGGAGTGGCTGGCGTTTCTTCCTACGCCATTGGTCATGTGACGAATAGTTATCTGGCGAATGGTGCGTCTTGGGGGTTAGATGGACCGAAAGCGGTGGTTAAAAATATTCTTGACTCGTTGGATGAGGAATCTATTTTGAATCGGATTAAGGGAGAGTTACAAGAGAAGTTGTTTCCTGTTGAATAGTTATATCAGGTTCGCTGAATCCATGATAAAAAGTAGGTTGGGTGGAGTTTACGAAACCCAACACCAATTATAAGCAATTACCCGAATTTCCCTTTGTTTTCCAATGACTAATGTTGATATTACTGATACCACTGTTTTAATTTTTCTGGAGAAACCCCAAGAAAATAACCTAATATGACTTTTTGATTAATGAGAGTGGTTTTAATTACTCCTAATTTTTCCCAACGTCTCGCTGAGGTGATGACTGGTGCTTTTGCTAAACGAATCTTTCCCTGTTTTTTGAGGGTTAACATCAGTTGGAAGTCTTCCATTAATGGAATATCAGGAAAGCCTCCGATGGTTTCAAAGGTTTCTTTTTTTAGGAAAATTCCTTGATCGCCATAAGGCATTTGCAACAAGCGCGATCGCGCGTTGACTCCCTTTTCTACTATTCTTAATAACGGATTTTGACTCTCAATTTTTAACAAAAATGCACCGGCGATCGTGTTCGGTTTCTCTAGGCTTTCCTCAATATATTGCAGATAATTATGGGGGAGTTTGGTGTCAGCGTGGAGAAATAACAAAACCTTTCCGATCGCATATTTTGCCCCTGTATTCATTTGATTCGATCGTCCAGGTTCAGGAGACAAAATCGTTTTGATTCCCATATTTTGGACAATTTCGACAGTGTTATCTGTACTTCCACCATCGACAATGATAATTTCGACCGCCGTTTTCTGTAGGTGTTCGAGAGTCTGCGCGATCGTTTTTTCTTCATTTAAAACAGGAATAATCACAGAGAGTTTTATGGCTTCCATTCTCTCTTCTCTTTATCATTGAGTTTCCCCCTTACCTTGACAGACTGATCTGAGAATTCGCTGAAAATTTTCTGATCATACACCTCCTAACTGTCAATTTCGGGAAAACGATAAGGAGGTATTACGAATGAGATTACATTGCTAGAGAAAAATCCCACGATAGATTTTTTCGATATTAAAACTGAGATCAATACTCTTTAATTTTATGATGTCTCCTTCTTTATAATTAACAATAATCCATTCCCCTGTCTCTTTTTTCTGATATAAATCTGCTGCAACTTCAGTGGAACTTACTAATAAATAGTCTTGTAAAACTGGATTTTGACTGTACATTCTAAATTTACCACCTCGGTCATACGCCTCTGTACTTTGTGATAATACTTCCACAATTAAACAGGGATAACTTATATATTGAGTTGTAGTCTGATCTCGCTTATCACAGGTTACAGTCACATCAGGGTAAGTATAATCATTCGTTCCTACGATGTTAATTCTCAAGTCTGAGTTACCAGTTTCGCAGCTACCTCCCTCTAAGTGATTAGAAAATAAGGTAGTCAGTCTGACGGCGATTAAACTATGATTTTTACTACCACCCCCCATCGCATAGACTTCACCTTCTATATATTCATATTTTTCTAATTGTTTTTCTTCCCAAGCAAAGTATTCTTCGGGGGTTAACTTTGGGAAATCATCTTTGGCTGCAATCATAAATCAATCAATTCATTAACTAACTTGTTTGTGTTGGGGAAACCCAAACCTTGTGGCTTCTCCTAGAGTCAGTATAACGCTAATTTTCCCAATCGTATAACTAAGGATAATTTTGATTAAGGAAGACTAATTCTTTCTAAATCTTCAGGGGTATCAATATCATTTAAGACAGGAAGATAGCTAATGGTTAATCCCATTCTTTCTGCAATTTTTACGGTTTGCTGTAAAACGACATCGGTTCCCCAATTAATCCCTTGAAATAATTCAGGAAGACAATGAGATAAACCAATTAAATAATAACCGCCATCTTCGGCTTTCCCTAATACTAAATCAGTTTCTGATAATTTCTCAAAAGCAATAGAGATTAAATCAGCAGTTAAGTCGGGACAATCAATCCCAATAATTACAACTTTTTCAATGTCTTCTGTAAAAGTTTCCTGTAAAGCGGTGATTAATCGTGTTCCTAAATCTCCATTACTTTGAGGGTAGTATTGATCATTTTCTCCTAACCAAGTTTTCATTAATGCTTCACTTCCTCCTGAGAAGTAAACTCGAAGGTTAACCGCAAGTTTTCGCGCTTCGGTTACGGTAAACTCGGTTAATTGTTTTTGTAATTTGGCAGCCCCTTCTTCTCCTAATGCTGAAATTAAACGGGTTTTGGTTTTGCCAGGTTCTGGATAACGGGTAAAAATGATTAAGGTTGCTTTTGAATTATTATTCATTGATTTGTTAAGATCGCCTCGATCGAGTTTTTTATTGATTTCAAATGAAACCGTTATTAAATGTATCTCCTCATCTTTACTGGAAACACACAGCGCGATCGCGCTTTGACTTTGGTCTTAGTTTTTATTCTAGCAATTATCTTTAATTTTTCTGCTGTAACTAACGCACAAACTGAGTCTAATTCTACTTCTGAAATTGCGCCAGATGAATTGATTGAAACCTTTGAAAGCGAAATTTGGATTCAGCGCGATCAAAGCAATGAGGTGGAGTTGGAAGAGGAAACTGTTATCTTTACAACGACTGGGTTTCTCCTTCCTGATGAAGAAATTGCCATTAAAAATCGCCTTATTTTCGATCGCAATCAAAATAAGCAGTATAACCATCAGCATTTATTTGATCTCCATTCAAC
This window contains:
- a CDS encoding ABC transporter substrate-binding protein, which produces MTKKPLYFNLGRTSRRKFLKYSSLAVGTGILASCTRGGGGANSQGDLGENPIKVGVMYSTTGSIAIVEKSLQDSTFLAIDQINSGTGPWEGNGEGIAGRKIQRVVVNPDSNWDLYNQMSKRLIDEDQVSCVLGCYTSASRKSVLPVFEEKDSLLYYPVYYEGNECSSNVFYTGAAPNQQITDSIPYCYENFGPKGFFIGSDYIYPKESNRIAKAELEKLGGQVMGDEYAPLGTTEFITIINKIKQAKPDFVLSNLVGDSIPAFYRQYRDSGITSDDIPIMAYPTTEEEIQAMGAEYAAGHYTSFNYFQSVDTPENQQFVREFKEMFGENRVTNGVMEAAYLQTFFMAQAMKDVLEAGEEIDTKTLREATRGQEFNAPQGKVKMDADNYHTYLYARIGRWQEDGQADIVFSSPSAIKPIPWSQALYPGRMCVHPSPDNRSDPTKETGKENLETKYL
- a CDS encoding DUF3146 family protein, with translation MEGEVSAGSYQWSFQWKFRQGRLVVHPSLGRALIFEPLGRFLERCDYQLEPGGDYEFTVRAKL
- a CDS encoding GTP-binding protein gives rise to the protein MTKSDSESIHRNHQETRELDEVIFSFEEITAEINYKQAQDSLRSLVQQIDLTEEEQSGLESEINYLTAMLDKLEQSVVQIAAFGMVGRGKSSVLNALLGENVFQTGPLHGVTRTIGSANWELTEESLGNSEQDVLRVSLPSHQQASVQLVDTPGIDEVDGETRELMAHQIAKQADLILFIIAGDITKVEYNALSRLREVGKPMLLVFNKIDQYPETDRAAIYETICSDRVKELLTSEEVVMVAASPLVKRGVRHRDGTIKVKTEVGNPQVQELKGKILEILYREGKSLVALNTMLYADEVNEQILSRKLEIRAEAAEDLIWKAVMTKAVAVALNPVTVLDLFTGAVVDVAMILALSRLYGIPMTQTAAIGLLQKIAISMGGISASEVLTTLGLSGLKGLLGLSTSVTGGASFVPYVSVAITQAGVAGVSSYAIGHVTNSYLANGASWGLDGPKAVVKNILDSLDEESILNRIKGELQEKLFPVE
- a CDS encoding TIGR04283 family arsenosugar biosynthesis glycosyltransferase; translation: MEAIKLSVIIPVLNEEKTIAQTLEHLQKTAVEIIIVDGGSTDNTVEIVQNMGIKTILSPEPGRSNQMNTGAKYAIGKVLLFLHADTKLPHNYLQYIEESLEKPNTIAGAFLLKIESQNPLLRIVEKGVNARSRLLQMPYGDQGIFLKKETFETIGGFPDIPLMEDFQLMLTLKKQGKIRLAKAPVITSARRWEKLGVIKTTLINQKVILGYFLGVSPEKLKQWYQ
- a CDS encoding Uma2 family endonuclease — protein: MIAAKDDFPKLTPEEYFAWEEKQLEKYEYIEGEVYAMGGGSKNHSLIAVRLTTLFSNHLEGGSCETGNSDLRINIVGTNDYTYPDVTVTCDKRDQTTTQYISYPCLIVEVLSQSTEAYDRGGKFRMYSQNPVLQDYLLVSSTEVAADLYQKKETGEWIIVNYKEGDIIKLKSIDLSFNIEKIYRGIFL
- a CDS encoding TIGR04282 family arsenosugar biosynthesis glycosyltransferase, translating into MNNNSKATLIIFTRYPEPGKTKTRLISALGEEGAAKLQKQLTEFTVTEARKLAVNLRVYFSGGSEALMKTWLGENDQYYPQSNGDLGTRLITALQETFTEDIEKVVIIGIDCPDLTADLISIAFEKLSETDLVLGKAEDGGYYLIGLSHCLPELFQGINWGTDVVLQQTVKIAERMGLTISYLPVLNDIDTPEDLERISLP